The stretch of DNA CGGTATGTGTCCAGTTTGGCACTTCCTGTGACGATGATCCAGGGGGGAGCTTTTTCGGTGTCATAAATGCCTTTAAGCCATGATTTCCAATTTTTGAGTTTGTGAAGCTCGTCAAAGATAATAAGTTCCCTGGATCTGTCCCATGATCTTTCAATAATCCCCAGACGGTGCTCCGGATTATCAAAATTAAGGTAATCGAAATTGTTGCTCAGCATTTGGGCCAGGGTTGTTTTACCGGACTGCCGCGGGCCGGTTAACAGGACAATCTTCTTCTTTAAATCATTCAAAATATATCTTTTCAGATATCGTTCCATGCCGACTTTTTACACCTCTATTCCGAATTAGTCAAGACTTTTTCGGATTTTATGCCGAAAATGAAATCAGACAGGGGCAATCAGGGGGACGCCCCTTAAATTATAAGTTTCTCATGCAGGATGAAATAGCAGAGAGCAGAGTGCATGGAATTAAAAGTTTAAAGCTGAAAGGTGCAGAAATTGAGGGATTGATACTCATAGGGCTTTTGCAGATTGTTTGACGATATGGCTTTTTTTAAATTTTTTGAGGCTCCTCACGTCAAATGTATATGCTCTGCCTATTTTATAGGCGGCTACTCGGCCTGATTTAACCCATCTTCTCAGGGTCACAGATGAAACTCCGAGATACTCCGATGCCTGTTTTAGATTAAACGGCTTT from Candidatus Desulfatibia profunda encodes:
- a CDS encoding helix-turn-helix domain-containing protein, with product MLTAQKVIKEIYLLPMNEREKVARHIIEFGIKGYHPDVPEILDIKGWQDEIARKPFNLKQASEYLGVSSVTLRRWVKSGRVAAYKIGRAYTFDVRSLKKFKKSHIVKQSAKAL